CATCCTGACGAAAAGCTTGAAGACATTCATCGACGGACGAGCTATACACCGGCCAAACTCAGCAAgaacaatatatataaatatatatcaaGTCATTGGTTTACCAGCTTCATGTTAAATAGAATAACCTCAGAAAATAAAAGGATGATTGATAGATTAATTAGTAGTTTAGTACAGAAAATAGCTATAACATAATAACATGAACAATtactaatcaaataaaaatacattatatttttaaattattcacctaaatcttaataatattagaataattatttattgttcacattatttaatatttttattctctcCCTATactattttataaaaaaaaaaaaatgagttgCCAAACTAAGCAGCTAATTGGAGGGGAATAACACGCACAGGTTGAGCCTTCTCCAAAGTAAGACCAAACTTTTCATCCATGTCCATATCCTCAGCTTCAAGCTTCCAATCAAAGCAGTTGATAAACAAAcccaacatcaagaacaacatCCTCATGGCAAACGGCAAACCGGGGCATATCCTTCTTCCAGCACCAAACGGCGTGAGCTCGAAATTGCGGCCTCTGAAGTCGATCTGGGATCCTAAGAAGCGCTCAGGCGAGAACACATGCGGATTTTCCCACACGTTTGGATCCCTTCCAATAGCCCACACATTAACAAGAACTTGTGCCCCCTTTGGCACCGTGTATCCCTGGATCTCAACATCCATTTCTGCTTCGCGAGGGAGCAGCAGGGGAACTGCCGGGTGCTTTCGGAGTGTTTCTTTTATTACTGCCTGCAAGTACGGCAGTCTTGCCATGTCTGATTCTTCCACTACCTTACCTTTTCCAACTATTTCCTCTATTTCTGACTTCGCCTTTGACATCACCTTTGGATTCTGCAGTAACTCTGCCATCGCCCATTCCACTGTAGATGTTATTGTGTCTGTTCCAGCCAGAAACAAGTCCTATACTAGCACAATAATGCAATCAATTACAAGTCTGTCTCTGAAAAGAAAAATGGTAATCGGAGCATGAGAAAGACTCGAGAGCCAGCACTGTTGTTAAAATCTAGCCAGCATTtaactattaaaaaaagaatGTGTAATTTCACACCATTAGAtataatctcacaccattaaaaatactaatcACAAAATGTGCTCGTCTCTAGCACTACTGTTAGAAGATAGCATACCAGCGAGAGACGCTCAATCTTGTCCTTATACATGTCTTGAGCATTCTCATTGTGGAGCATGAGATCCAATACATCATTCCTGGGACAGTAACCACCGTCACTCCGGAGGCGCAACCTCTCACGAACCAACCCTTTAAAGATTTCCAGCAGCCTCCCAAAGTAATTGCCCGTCCGCCTCCTTATGCCCAGGGGGTCCACCGCCTTCAGCAGCGGAAAACAATCCGCCACGTTGGGCCTGCCAACCTCTTTCATTATGTTGGTCACCAGCTGCTTGAACTCCCCCGCCACGTCGGACGACCTAACAAGGTCCTGAGAGTAGAAGGTGTTGGACAACAAGTTGATTGTGGTCATGAAAGCGAGCCTACCAATATCCACTACTTGGCCTCTGGAGCTGCTGTCTTGAACGTCCGCCAAAAGTTGTCTTATCTTTCTTTGCCTCAGCTCTTGGCTGGCGTCCAGGTTCTTGTTGGAGAAGATCAAGTTGTTGCATATCTTTCTCAGGTCTCGCCAGCGTGGCGAAACCGGCATAAACGGGATGCTGTAAGCGTCGTGGCCGGCGCCTTTCATTGCATCTGGTATCTTCCGGTTCGAAAGGTGCTGGTCGTGGATTTGGAGGGCTGACTTGGCTGTTTCGGCGGAGGACATGACGACGGTGGTTACTTGGCCTAGCTGGAGGCGCATGATTGGGCCGTGGATGGTGGCGAGTGTGGCGAGAGTTTGGTGTGGCTTATTGCCGAGCTGAAGGAGGTTTCCGAAGATGGGGATGCCCTTGGGTGCTGGTGGAAGCTTGTGTTTTGATGGTTTCGTGGAAAGGGAACGACCAACGAGATGGACGACGGTTACGGTTAACAGGAACAGGAGTACGGAACTCATCACTGCGTCCATGTTATTCTACCCAGATCTGTGTGTTTGAGATAgacagaaagaaagaaagaggtgGTGGTGGAGTTATGAGGAGTGAGGACCATTCCATTAAGTGTCGGGGTTCGAATGCTAATCCTTTAAATAaatgcaacaattaataaatgtAAAGTTTGGCTGTTTTCTGATcattttttaccaaaaattttcgtttatattatttttatttgaaagtGATAAATAAGACATACACATTACATTATTAAAcatttttgtataaaatattttgacTTGAGAAATGTTTttgtataaattaattttagtgtgaTAGTCCTcgaatacaaattaaaataattattcaaaatttcaCCCCTTCAAATATAGGTTTAATTTGTATGAGTTTTGATAAGAATCTTGTTTCTTATTACTCCATATGATGTTGATGATAATTAATGTCAGAATGATAGTTTACGTTGACAGAGATATGATAAAGGTGGAAGAATCAAACACTCTGAGAGTTCTTTCGACATTTTATGATTTATAGTCATCAAttaattatcaataatatttttaataatgtgagattttatttaataataaaaatttattttttttttttattagttaaatattaaccaaaatttaataaaagtactgtgctttaaattttttatttttttattgttaatgtCTGTTCTATACTTCTATGTGCTGTACCGTTTTGGTGGTTGTGCTGAGCTTCTTCTTGTGTTAAAATTCAATAACTTAACTTCTGGAACACATGGCTTCCTTAGAAATCTGTTGAGACTGTACACTACAGAAGCACGTGTGATTAAACAAACAATAATTATGTGCACTTGCAGTTTTTAATTCTTATATACTAGTTAGTCAACTTTTTTAGAGTCTAGATAGcaacactaaaattaattaaaagtatgAATTGTTTTTATTACAACAAGTAGTTATTACAGGCATGAATGGGATAAAAAGAATCAATTGAAAATCTTAGTCTACATAGAAATTGTTTCCCCCCCTGACtgaattatttttcattttttttgtttctttaacATTACGGtaaatatatatgttaaattGTTAACTATTGAAAAGTGCCACCTATATATCTTTGCTCTGTCATAATTTCCTGAGCTTACTAACCTTTGGAGTGAATCAAGATGACGAAAATGTATAAAGTAAGATAATCTATATGATATGATGTTGGAAATTTAAATCAAGCTTATCTACTAACATACACAAACATAACCTCATTACTTTTTCTTTCATACATTTGACACACACTTTAAAACAAAAGAAGTTCTCTTTTCTAATTTCTAATTCAAAACATTTTCTTTCGTTGATATTACTAGCACACACGTTCAAAACATAAAGGAAGAGGCTTTCCGTCAACTCATCAATTCAATTTCATATTGCACTCACAACGCACCAATCTCTATACTAGATACATTCTCCAGTAAAAAAAGAAGTGAAAAGTCTCAACATGATTCACTTCACATTCGGTACAACTTCACTTGAAGAACAAAATCATATGCAAGCCAGTTTTTGTGGGTAAAAGTTAAAGGACTAATTTAATTGGTAGCttttaaataaagatagaaacTCACATGGACTTATATTCATTATATTTATGTGAAATTGTTGGTTAAAAATTGTTAGATAGTAATTTAATTAAACATGTTAGATTATCTAACGGTTTTCGACTAATAACTTCACATGAAAACAAATGCATGTGAGTTTTCATCTTAAATAAATGGTGTTAAGTATAATTTTAGTCCCTATCGTAGACgcaaaaaatttatttcgttttcgatctttttttttgctacaaAATAGTTTCGAAGatttcagtttgttttaaaatcatcatttttaccaaattttttatttttattatcattttatctctaactaaaaaaattataaaataaaataaagaaaaaagaaagaaagggagcGATCGGGGAGAGAAAGAGAATCGGAGGGGGAGAATGAGAGGGGGGGCGGGGAGAAAGAGAGTCGGGGTGGGAAAGGTAGCGCCGCCGCCTGTGATAGAGAGTGGAGATTCTCCATGCCGCCGTCATCCCTGCTCCTTTTTTCTTCAGCACACATTCACGTCGCTGCCACTACCGCATTGCCATTCTCGTCGCAATTTGCGGCGTCGTGCCGCAGTCCTTTCCACGCGATTTGCCACTACTACCACAACTCTCCTCCCCTCGCAATTAGCAGTTCACCGCCATAACTCCTCCTCCCCCACCACCGCCACAAcccttttttctttaatttttctatttttgcttcTGCTTCTGGTTTTGCTTTTATTGTTGCTCTGATTTCAttattcattgttgttgttggtcTTGTTCTTCTAGGTGATGTTGgcttttgtttctatttttgcTTCTGCTTCTGGTTTTGCTTTTGTTGTTGCTCTTAttttgttgagttaagaaattaactaaaataattagtgatgacaaacattatttttggcaaaataaataattagagtAGTTAAATTTATAAGTACACattgctaattatttatttcatattGCAGGCCAACAAAATCTCAAGCAGCCCAAATGGTATAGCAAGGCTGATGGATAAGTAATCAAGCACAGCCCAAGAGAATCAAAGCCAAAGGATCCAATGGGCCAAACGGGTGGCTGAATGAAAACCGGATCCAAGCCCGTATCCATCCCACAAAGCCTATCATACAAAATAGAAGCTCTCTTTCCCTCTCGCTTGCTCTCACCACAGAAACGTACACTTCTTTCATCAAGTCAAATCATAGCAtcagaaaagtaagaaagagaaagaaaagaaaaacttcTTCCATAAGCCTttaaccaaagaagcaagagagagagTGTTGAAGCCTGTAACACAGAAGCTAAATCAAGCTTAAGAAAGGTAAACCATAtcatcttgcatgcatcagatattcattctttcttccctactctctgctctatccgaaaaTGGCTTTGAAGGGAAAGTTGCTCTCTGCACCATTCTGCTGTGTATCTACGATCTTAATTAaaacttggggaccaagttgggATTCAAAGGTTCAGATTCGGTTGAcctttgaaaaacaatttcagTTACTCTTTTATGGCTTTCGGTCAAATTAGAGAAGTCAGAAGGAAAAGGTGCTACTTTGATGATTGAGAAGAAAAAGGTGAAGCTggtgggttggtgaagctcaaggctcaagatgttgaccttggaggaagaaccaAGAAACATGCATGAAGATAAAAGAGGAGCTTGTTGTTCATTCAAGgtaaggagagaaaaccagagtttGAAAAGTTGAGTTCTGTAAAGTATTCCCTGtgaagttcctctacttggacAATGCTCTCTATCAAAGAAGCATTCTGCCAACACTGAAGAACAAATTCAGAGGTTTGCAAAGCTGGTTTTTCACATAGCttagaggctgttgatgaagtcaatctccttcatgttgttctgattgtaatgtacttttctaaagcttatctttctgtaatttcttgagagaaaaggcattgtgagaaatcttgagaaaaagccatgagtggaaaaaggctgagagatacacttgggagaaaagcctagagttattttcagatttctttaagGTGGtcaagtgtcttgtatcttattcctgtttggtatccctttcttagttgggttagcactaagagaaAATAGTTAGatgttagcatagccaatgtcaagttagagtagaacttgagtgtgaaattggtgtatgtaaaactgttaactatagtgaaattcttccacatttgtggaggagactggatgtaggttgcatagcacaaggcaaccgaaccaggatatatgctggtgttagctttttcttctctgtcatgttctgttttctgtttttcatgagacaaaaataaattgtctcataaatttccgctgctgagttcaaacagaatcagatttGTAACTTTGATTAAAAAGGTCAGAAACAGCAACtgaaaaggaaggcatagattcaaccccccttctctaagcctaccacaaccttcaattggtatcaagaGCTAAGGTTtcaagaatcaagcttaaccgcttggagcaaagatccaatGGCGAACAACTTGGGCACAACCACAGTTGCCTACACCCTCACTGAAGGTCAGTCAAACAACCGACCACCTTTCTTCAACGGGAAGAACTATTcctactggaaagaaaggataaggatcttcatccaatccattgactacaacCTATGGAAGATCGTTGTGAGCGGTCCAAAGATCCCAACAAAAAcaagtgctgatggagtggtgactccaaaagaagaagctgaatggaatgaagatgataagaagaagatagagctgAACGCGAAAGCGatcaaccttcttcactgtgctatcagctttgaagagtaccggaaggtgtctagatgcaagacagccaaagaaatctgggaaaaactccaggttacacaTGAAGGCACcaaacaagtcaaagaaacgaggattgatatgctgcgaAAAGAGTATGAGATGTTCagcatgaaggatggagaaagcattgatgaagcatttgagagattctcaatcataatcaacaaccttgatgctatgggtacaaactacgcagaacaaaccttggtgagaaaactccttagaagcctcacaaaagagtgggaaaacactgccactgtcctaaccgaaagtaacaacataagtccaataacctatgatgagctgagaggaaaactccttgcctatgaagccacacacacaaacacagactcaaagaaaaagggaatagctcttaagtcacaaatagaaccgaaagagagtgagttaagtgatggtatttcagatgacgaacttttgttttttgctaggagatttagaaggatgTTGAAGAGCAAAGGCAAATACAAGGGCTCGAGTTCAAAGGAGCACAAGATAGACTTGAGCaaggtgacatgtcatcattgCAAGGAGGCTGGACATTTCAAGTCAAACTGTCCAAAGCTCAAAGggaggacaaaggaaagaaggaaaggaagagagtactcatggcagcttgggaggatcttgagaatgactcaaatgaagaagaagaatctgaaggagatgacaaagattgtttcatggctggaaacaacaatcttgatgaggtaaattattatgatttgacCATTGAGGACTTGCAtgttattattgatgatctcacTTTAAATACCTCAAAACTGCTTGATAAATACAATGGTTGCAGATCTGAAAGAGATGTGTTAAGAGctgaaaatgaatttttaaaagaaaaagtaaaggaaactgaatgtgctttggacatcattgaagaaaacagatttttaaaatctgaacttgaaagattaaaaggaaagcacattgtggatccttctcatgagttaattgctgaaaatgaaagattaaaagatatgattaaaagacTAAATGGTGACTTGGCAAATTTGCACAAGGTTCTAGTAACTTGGATAAATTACTTGCAAGTCAAAgaccattgtttgaaaaatctggtttaggctACATAGCCAAGGAAGATGCTGTTTCCAACACTTCCTCTATAAAATTTGTGGCCTCTTCATCAAACACTAAATCCATACCAAATAAATCAGGTATTGGATATGTTTTCACATGTGAAAAAAAATCTGATGAAGAATACACAAATGAAACTGAAATTTCACCAAGAACTGGTCCGAGTTCAAACCGACCAGGTTTGGGTTATGTTTCGAAAATGAGGTTGTTTTCAAGAAACCACCATTTTATAACAAAACCTCATATTCGAAAGGCAATAATGTTCAAAAATATTCTGGTGAAAATACTTTTGCAAAAAGGAATAACTTTAATAAAAATCAGTTTGTTAAAAGAAATGCATCTCctccaaaaaccagaaaatttcaAAGCTTTAATCATTTCAAGCAACATAACTCATCTCAATTTCAGCGGCACACATCAGAAAATCATTGTgttaattgcaagaaatttggtcactcatatgcacaatgcttcattgaaaagagagttgtaggaaacaaagtttacaatgttgtttgtgatttcaatgctcttgggcaaccaagatggattaacttcaaaggatccaaacTAGTTTGGATACCTAAAGCTGCTTGAAACTCTTCATGCAGATTTGCTtagcatccaagaacaaaaaggacatgtggtacatggatagtggatgttcaaggcacatgactGGAATGTTAGCTTACTTTATCAAACTGAataagtatgatggaggttttgtgacctttggagatgatggtaaaggtaaaatcattgctgttggaaaagtaggtaatgagcaatctactttcattgatgatgtgcttttggtatgtggtttaaaacacaatcttttgagcataagtcagctgtgtgatttaggatatttagttgTTTTCAAAAGGCTTGAATGCTGTGTTATAAATGAAAAGACAAATGAAGTAATGTTTGTTGCCAAGCGTTTCAATAATATGTATGGACTCACTCTTGATGAACTAAAAGATCAAAATGTAGCCTGTCTCCACTCTAAAGATTCTGAAAAGTGGTtatggcacaagagattgggccatgcaagtatgtttcaaataaacaaacttgtaaagaaagaattagtaagaggtcttcccttgataaagtttgacaaagacatcacttgtgatgcttgccaaatgggaaaacaaacaaaaagttcttttaaaccaaaggaagacatctctactaaaagaccacttgagttgctacacattgatttatttggtccaactagaactcaaagcctaggtggtaaacattatggtttagtaattgtggatgactatactaggtttggttgggttttatttcttgcacacaaaaatgaagccttttcggcctttgaacctttttgcaagaaaattcaaaatgaaaaggatttgaaaatctcttctataagaagcgatcatggaactgaatttgaaaataatttgtttgaatccttttgtgaggaatatggaatatctcacaacttctcttgtcctagaacaccacaacaaaatggtgttgttgaaagaagaaatagaagcatacaagagatgacaagagctatgctttgtgagagtaatgttccaaaattcctttgggctgaagcggttaacacagcttgccacattttgaatagaacaatcataaggaaatttttgaagaaaaccccttatgaactttggaaaggctacccaccaaacttagattacttgcacatctttggatgcaaatgttttgttttgaacaacaaagaaaatctgggaaaatttgatccaaaggcttatgagtgcttgtttgtaggatattccacaactagtaaagcttatagggtttatcatcaagatgctagaattattgaagagtccatacatgttacattttgtgatactaacttggtgcaaagcattttggaagatggtgatgcaggaaatcaagctcaaaaggatgatgaagctgctcagaatcatggaaaagaaaattctgAACAAGCTGAACCAGAATCAGCAAATGCtgaaaattcaagagacaattccattttgtctcatgaatctgaaggaAACTCTGCAGACAGCAGCACACAGATTCCATTGGTGACCGAATCTGCCTCCAAGTCCACCAGACCTCGTgaatggagattcttgaagaattatccTGAAGAATTTGTAATTGGGGACGTCTCTCATGGAGTGCAAACTAGGTCTTCCACTAGAAAGGCAAATGAAGGTTCAAACATTGCCCTTCTTTCTCAAATGGAGCCTCAAAACGTCAAGGAAGCCCTAAGTGACCCATCTTGGATTAAGGCtatggaggatgagcttcttgagtttgaaaagaaccaagtgtggacgttggttccaaggccaagtggaaagaaagtgaccggCACCAAGTGGATATTCCGGAACAAGTTGGAGAAGATGGTAGCATTGCAAGGAACAAAGCAGGCtagtggcacaaggatatgaccaagaagaaggaatcgactttgatgaatcctttgcccctgttgcccgaatggaagccataagacttctcttagcttatgctgcattttgtggttttaaattataccaaatggatgtgaaatgtgcatttttaaatggtgtgatagatagagaagtatatgtggagcagcctccgggttttgaaaataaagagcattctaatcatgtttttaaattgtctaaagctctctatggtttaagacaagctcctagagcttagtatgagagacttagctcttttcttttgaaaaatggttttcaaagaggcaccactgatacaactctatttatcaagaattctaatgattcttttattttagtccaaatatatgttgatgacattatttttggatcagcaaatgaatccctttgtactgaatttggaaagctcatgacaagtgaatttgacatgagtatgatgggtgaacttaatttttttcttggGCTGCAAATTACACAAACTGAAAAGGGcattttcattcatcaagagaagtatgccaaggaattagttaagaaatttggtatggaaaatgccaaacccatgggaactcccatgcatccaaattccaaattagataagggagaaactgagaaagatgttgatgagactaggtatagaggaatgattggatctcttatgtacttaacttcctctagacccgacattgtgcaaagtgttggattgtgttctaggttccaatccaaaccaaaagagtcacatctttctgcagttaaaaggatcatcagatatgttcatggcacatccaattttggtctttggtatcctaagattgatgatttttctgtaGTTGGgtattgtgatgcagattttgctggtgatagaattgatagaaggagcacttctggtttatgttgcttccttggga
This sequence is a window from Arachis stenosperma cultivar V10309 chromosome 10, arast.V10309.gnm1.PFL2, whole genome shotgun sequence. Protein-coding genes within it:
- the LOC130954872 gene encoding geraniol 8-hydroxylase-like, which encodes MDAVMSSVLLFLLTVTVVHLVGRSLSTKPSKHKLPPAPKGIPIFGNLLQLGNKPHQTLATLATIHGPIMRLQLGQVTTVVMSSAETAKSALQIHDQHLSNRKIPDAMKGAGHDAYSIPFMPVSPRWRDLRKICNNLIFSNKNLDASQELRQRKIRQLLADVQDSSSRGQVVDIGRLAFMTTINLLSNTFYSQDLVRSSDVAGEFKQLVTNIMKEVGRPNVADCFPLLKAVDPLGIRRRTGNYFGRLLEIFKGLVRERLRLRSDGGYCPRNDVLDLMLHNENAQDMYKDKIERLSLDLFLAGTDTITSTVEWAMAELLQNPKVMSKAKSEIEEIVGKGKVVEESDMARLPYLQAVIKETLRKHPAVPLLLPREAEMDVEIQGYTVPKGAQVLVNVWAIGRDPNVWENPHVFSPERFLGSQIDFRGRNFELTPFGAGRRICPGLPFAMRMLFLMLGLFINCFDWKLEAEDMDMDEKFGLTLEKAQPVRVIPLQLAA